The genomic DNA CACCACCGGTGCGGTCGAACAAACGCCAGCGGCACAGTTCTTCCAGGGCGGGGCGAACGCGATCGCCGATAGAACCGTCTTCGTATCCGTGGCCCGATGCGTCGACACCCTTGTCGGCATCCCACGCTTCCCACTGGGCGATCTTCTTGGCCCACAGTTCCGCCGTTGCGGGATCGGTCTCGGCGTCCAGCTTACGCTTCATGCTGCCCAACTGGTCGGCGATCTTGTCGTATCGCTTGCTGGTTCCGTTGATCGCTTCGCCACCTGGCAGCGGCATCTTCCAACTGTCGGCACCCGGGACGTTGCCACGGTGCCATTGAGCGCGGATGTGGTGGATCTGGCCCAACATCCCCCAACGCATCAGGTTGATCGCGTTGTCGTATTTGACGCTGTAGTGACGTTGGTGACCGGTCGCCAAGTGAAGCGGATCGCCTCCCTTGGTGGTCATTTCCTGAGCACCGCGCGCCATCGCTTTGCACTGCGCGACGCTGTGTGCCATCAGTTTTTCAGTCAGCACGTGCTTGCCGCGCATCATCGCTTGGATGGCAACCGGAGCGTGCAGGAACAACGGCAACGCGATGATGATCGCTTCGATATCGGGGTCGTCCAGAATCGCCTGGATGCCACCGTTGCTGCTGTCGTAAACCTGGACTTCCTTGCGTGCTTCGGCTTCGCTCTTGTAGCCGTATTGCTTGATCAGGCCAGGCCGGGCGGCTTGGGCGGCGGGGCTGCTGACGTCGCCATGGAACGCCCGGTGGACGTTGTAGGGGCGGATGTCGCAGATCGCTTTGACGGTCACGTAGTCGGGGTTGCAGCCGCCGATCAGGACGCTTCCTTCATCGCCGGTTCCGATCACGCCGATGCGGACCGGGTCGGTGACCTTGTCGTAACCGAAGTACATCGCGCCGAGGCCGGCACCGCTGACAGCTCCCGCAGCGACAACGCCCTGCAGGAAATCGCGTCGCGTGACGCCAACGGCTTCGTAATAGTTGGCACTACCGATTTGGCGTGCTTCGTCGGATAGTTTATCGACCATGGGGATCACCCTTGTTCGTGGGAGCGGCCTCGGTGGAAGGCAGCATGGATGATGGAATCGAGGCCGGCGAATCGTCCGGCTCCGGTCGAAGCGATGACCAAGCAGGCCATCGATTCAATCAATTGGTAATACGTGGAGGTAGGTCCCGTCGCCGGTGGGAACTGGCTCAGGAAGACCGAAAACAGGAACCCCGCGGCGGCAAGTGCAGCCACTGGAGTAAACAGCCCCAAGATCAGCAAAACGCCGATCGTGCAATCGAACCATGGGACAAACTTGTCCATCACGGTGGTGTCGATCCGTTGATCGCGAAGTGGCGGCAGTTCCAGATGACCGTGGCGGCGCAGTTGGTCGTCGCTGGCAACGGCGTTCATATCGCGTTCCAGGTTCTCCCATGCATTATCCACCTCGCTCAAGATCGGGTCCAGTTTTTGTCGCCATTCTCGCTCGATTGTTTCTTTTTGTCCGATCAGGCTCGCGACGTCGTTCCGCTCCGGACGCGCCGCCAAATCGGCCAGGCGTTGCCGACCGAAATCGACTTCGGCCAGTTCATCGACGTTGTTGTCGAGGACAAATTGATATTGGTTCAGGGTTCGCTTGAGCACTTGATCGGCTTGCTTTTGCTGAGCATCGTCGAAGCCGAAGTGCGAACCGGCGGTGTTGCGGTACCATTGCCAACGTCGCTGAGTCGCTTCGTCGTCCAATCGCAGGCCGCCGTCGCGGTCCCAGACGACGCTGTGGAAGTGATCGGCGAACGGGCCTCGAGCAGCGCTCAGGAAGCGGCTCGAATCGAAGCCGTTTTGGATTTTGTCAGTCCCTTCGCTGTAGAACTGCCAGCCGATGGAGAGTCGCAGCAGGACCAGCATCAACGCTGCTAGAAGGCTCAGTTTCTTGGGGTAGGGCCCCCAACCTGTGGCCAGCCGCAACGGGATGCAGAGGGCAGCGAGTCGCGAAGGGGCAGCGGACGGGATTTTCTCGGACACCATGCGTTGAATTGGGGCAAGAGGCAATTGGAGGGGAGCGAGCAATCTCGCGAGCACAAAAGCGAACTTTCTTCCGTTCGATTTGGGCCCGATCGAATCGGTCCCAGCCACACGACGGTGCCAGACCGCATCGAAAGTCGCTAAGCAAGGGATTATAGCTAAACGTTGTCAGATCGGCGAGGCTGTGAACCGGAAAAGCAAGGCAAATCAAAATCGGCCAATCCGGCACCAGCCGTTTTATCGCGACTGTCCCTACTCTTGTTCGGCGGTGTCACGTCCCCGCTTCGATCTCGTCGGCCAATTCCTCGACATTTTTTTCCGACAACTTTTTCCATTGGATCAATTTGGGGTCGGTGACGACGATCTGAACCAGCTCCATCCGCAGCCGGTCGACGCTGCTGATCAATTCGATCATCGCTTCGATCGCCAGGTCGTTCATCTCGCTGCGGGCTTCGCCTTCAAAGGTTCTAGCGGC from Rosistilla carotiformis includes the following:
- a CDS encoding Gfo/Idh/MocA family protein — encoded protein: MVDKLSDEARQIGSANYYEAVGVTRRDFLQGVVAAGAVSGAGLGAMYFGYDKVTDPVRIGVIGTGDEGSVLIGGCNPDYVTVKAICDIRPYNVHRAFHGDVSSPAAQAARPGLIKQYGYKSEAEARKEVQVYDSSNGGIQAILDDPDIEAIIIALPLFLHAPVAIQAMMRGKHVLTEKLMAHSVAQCKAMARGAQEMTTKGGDPLHLATGHQRHYSVKYDNAINLMRWGMLGQIHHIRAQWHRGNVPGADSWKMPLPGGEAINGTSKRYDKIADQLGSMKRKLDAETDPATAELWAKKIAQWEAWDADKGVDASGHGYEDGSIGDRVRPALEELCRWRLFDRTGGGLMAELGSHQLDAATIFLSSLRNDGKKAHPLSVSAVGGRHIFPHDRDVDDHVYCMFEFPGPEYDPKFGIKYYDRVENYPNPKGEIEGYNTDPSKKVVVTYSTINGNGFGGYGEVVMGTKGTLVLEKEKDVYLYKDSNTSAKVGVKKDGDMAAMDTQASGSMAAPVAQAADSGPVSRGYNEEIEHWAYCIRNPSPENRPRCYPEVAMGDAVIALSTNVAIKNANQGKGGYLQFDPEWFERDSDKTPDGSDVAAEMKALKDWKPV
- a CDS encoding DoxX family protein gives rise to the protein MVSEKIPSAAPSRLAALCIPLRLATGWGPYPKKLSLLAALMLVLLRLSIGWQFYSEGTDKIQNGFDSSRFLSAARGPFADHFHSVVWDRDGGLRLDDEATQRRWQWYRNTAGSHFGFDDAQQKQADQVLKRTLNQYQFVLDNNVDELAEVDFGRQRLADLAARPERNDVASLIGQKETIEREWRQKLDPILSEVDNAWENLERDMNAVASDDQLRRHGHLELPPLRDQRIDTTVMDKFVPWFDCTIGVLLILGLFTPVAALAAAGFLFSVFLSQFPPATGPTSTYYQLIESMACLVIASTGAGRFAGLDSIIHAAFHRGRSHEQG